The DNA region GTCATTTTAGCAGCGATAGATTGGTATCTTGTTCGTAAAACAGGACTTCATATCCATCAACTCATTTCCAAAAAATATGCCGAGCATTCAAGTGGCAAAGAACATAATAAATAAGACCTATTTAGGCATCGTCTAACTGGATGAAGCGTTGGAATTTCACTGTGCCTACTGATAGAACAAGCATAACAAACTGTTCAAGAGGGATTCGCAACGCGTGGTATTTTTACTATGCGTTGAATTTAGTGGTTAAGGTGGTATGCGGCGGCTTTGGTATTGCGTTGCTCACCCCTTAACAGGGCGTTATGTGTTCCGAACGGAGAGAGGAAATAATGACAAAGAGAACACTGGTTTTACTCTATCCGGGTGCCATTTCCTATGAAGTAATGTACGCGATAGAGTGTTTAGGAGCGTATGGGAAAGTTGATATCTCCACCCCAGATAACCAAAAACACACCGATTCCTCAGGTCTAAGAATTTGCCCCACTGTTAACTTTGAGGACATATGTATTACGGACTATCAAGCTCTTTTGATCCCTGGAGGAAATCCCGATTCAATAATGGGAAGCGACCAAATTGCTAGTTTCATCCAGAAAGCCCATGAATCATCACTAGTTATTGGTGGCATATGTGCGGGAGTATTAGTCTTAGCAAGAGCTGGCATCCTAAAGGGCGTCAAAATTACCCATAACTATACGGAAAAATATGCCCCAGAATCTTCGGTACAGCTCACTCGACCATATTGGGAGGGGGCTATCTATGAAGAGTCTTTAGTTCAAGTCGACAAGCGCATAGTGACAGCGATGCCCAATGGGTACATTGATTTCGGGCTCGCGGTGGCTGAAGCACTAGAGTTGCTAGATCGTAAGCAAAAACAGTTTATTCTGAGCTACCACAAGCAAGGTACTCATTAAACACATAACAAATTGTTCAAGAGTGATTCGGCACGCGTGGCATTTTTACTATGCGTTGGTTTCAATGGTTAAGGTGGTATGCAGAGGCTTCGGTATTGCGTGCCTCACACCTTAACAAGGCGTTAGCCTACCTTTCAAAGTTGGAACAATGGATGACTAGTTTGAAATACGACCAAAATGAAATAAATAAGGAAGGATGGGAAAAGGTTGCCTTGGCGTATTCGGGAGATTCCGCCTCAGAAGATGACCCTAACTTACGTGAGTTTGCGAGGAATGAATTTATAAAACGCCTTGATGGAAAACACGTTTTAGAGGTTGGTTGTGGACCAGGAACGGACGCAGCAAAATTTCATGAGCTAGGTTTTGAGGTTCTTGCCACTGATTATTCCTCTAGGTTTTTAGATGTTGTTCGAGAAAGATACCCGTACTTAAAAGTTAAGCTTTTTGACATGGTACAGCCTGAGTCCTTACATCAAAAATTTGATGGAATATATGGTTTTGGCAGCTTCATTCATATTCCCAGAGAACTGTGTTGCGAGTCATTAAGAAACCTCAATGGGATTTTAAAGCGTGGGGGCGTTCTGTGTTTGCAGTTGATCCAATCTTCAAAAGGCATTGAGCAATACTATATTGATGATTGGGCTGGTGATCCTCAATGTTCAATGTTATTCAACTGCTATGCCCCTGTAGAAATTGAAGCGCAGTTAAGACTTGCTGGGTTTACCGAGGTAGAGTTTCTGACGATGCCTGCCAGCATTTATGATGAAATTCCGCGCTTGATTGAGCGAGGGATCACAGGGTACTTTGTTTTCGCTCGAGCGGCATGAAACCGAACCCTAATTTGGGCTTGTAGGCTAACAAACTGTTCAAGAGGGATTCGCAACGCGTGGCATTTTTACTATGCGTTGGTCTTAGTGATTAAGGTGGAATGCAGCGGCTTCGGTATTACGTTGCTCACCCCTTAACAGGGCGTTAGTACGGGTTTGACATCAAAGGTCATAAGTTTTGGTGTTTATCTGTTTTGGCGCTCGTATTTACACCTTTCAGTTAGTGCCTTTCACGTTCTTTCCGGTGGCACTATATGCGGAGTGTTCGCTTTGATTTCACCGTTTACGGCTTCTAACTCTTAGCCTATTTCTTTGACGCTTCTTCATTTTCGTGGTGGTTTTTGAGAGAACCTTTATTACTTTTAGTGTGGCTGTTGAAGTACGAGGAAAGAATCCTTTTCTAATTTGAAGCCAGGGAAAGTAGGGTAGTTCAGTGTGTTTTTCTTCTAGCCAACTTTCGTCTCTCAATGACGGTAAAGTTTTGTAGCTGCCCGTCTCACTTCAGTGTTCAAAGCCTTTCATATCATGCCACTTTTCAATATCTTGGAGCACACAAATAGAAGTAGCGCATGTACTAACAAATTGCTTAAGAGTGATTCGTAACGCGTGGCATTTTTACTATGCGGTGGCTTATGATGATTAAGGCGCTGTGCGGTAGCTTTTGTATTGCGTTACTCACACCTTAGCAAGGCGTTATATGCCAAGGAGGATATATGACAAAGGAAGTCGTCAATAAGTGTTACATGGCATTAGGGATTGCCGCTGGAGATTGCATCTATCGGTACCTTTTCCGTTCTGAGGAGCCATTCGATTTCTACAAGCCAGTATTTATGTTCATAGTAGCTTTTCTTATTCTCAACATACTAAGTTTTGGCTTGAAGCTATTCAAACGACTAATTTCAAGTTGAGCATTATTTAATTAAAACAACGATTTGCGTCAAATTTTTGTGTAATAAATGGGCAGGTTGGTTGTGGTTTTGTGCTTGGCTCGGTGTCATTGGTGGATAAGGCATATAACAAATTGTTCAAGAGGGATTCGCAACGCGTGGCATTTTTACTGTGCGTTGATTTTAGTGTTTAGGGTGATATGCGGCGGCTTTGGTATTGCGTTGCTCACCCCTTAACAGGGCGTTATTTCCGCAACGGATCTCTCAGGCTGAATGTACGTGGTTGTAGCCTAAGAGTGAAAGTGGCGGGGTAATAGGTTGGAAAAGCGGCGAAAAGGGCGAATATTGGTCATTTCCATGCTAGCCTTAAAGCGCTTTAAGCGCACCTTAATATGGCGCAGCAATTAAAGAGTGACGCTAA from Vibrio hyugaensis includes:
- a CDS encoding DJ-1/PfpI family protein, whose protein sequence is MTKRTLVLLYPGAISYEVMYAIECLGAYGKVDISTPDNQKHTDSSGLRICPTVNFEDICITDYQALLIPGGNPDSIMGSDQIASFIQKAHESSLVIGGICAGVLVLARAGILKGVKITHNYTEKYAPESSVQLTRPYWEGAIYEESLVQVDKRIVTAMPNGYIDFGLAVAEALELLDRKQKQFILSYHKQGTH
- a CDS encoding class I SAM-dependent methyltransferase, with protein sequence MTSLKYDQNEINKEGWEKVALAYSGDSASEDDPNLREFARNEFIKRLDGKHVLEVGCGPGTDAAKFHELGFEVLATDYSSRFLDVVRERYPYLKVKLFDMVQPESLHQKFDGIYGFGSFIHIPRELCCESLRNLNGILKRGGVLCLQLIQSSKGIEQYYIDDWAGDPQCSMLFNCYAPVEIEAQLRLAGFTEVEFLTMPASIYDEIPRLIERGITGYFVFARAA